In Bacteroidales bacterium, a single genomic region encodes these proteins:
- a CDS encoding T9SS type A sorting domain-containing protein yields MQQNYIKQMLMFLTFISVPWLSTHATDYMNVYLTSQGSFQSISIDEIDKITFPSEDEVNITVSGVVTPMAINDIEVITFGDTDITSIEEAVAEVADIEIIYSNGEVRITSPEVINQVQLYNMQGVLMQSLTPGVETATLDVSNYPTGIYIVAVQSNGEIETKKIIK; encoded by the coding sequence ATGCAACAAAACTACATCAAACAAATGCTGATGTTCTTAACATTCATATCGGTACCGTGGCTATCGACTCATGCAACCGACTATATGAATGTCTATTTAACATCACAAGGCTCATTTCAGTCAATCAGCATTGACGAAATAGACAAAATCACCTTCCCTTCGGAAGATGAAGTAAACATCACTGTGTCGGGAGTTGTAACACCTATGGCTATAAATGATATTGAGGTTATCACCTTTGGCGATACCGATATCACCTCCATAGAGGAGGCAGTAGCAGAGGTAGCTGATATAGAGATAATCTATAGCAATGGCGAAGTACGTATAACCTCACCCGAAGTAATTAACCAAGTGCAACTCTACAATATGCAAGGCGTGTTGATGCAATCGCTTACACCCGGAGTAGAAACTGCAACACTTGATGTAAGCAACTACCCCACAGGCATCTATATTGTAGCCGTACAATCAAATGGAGAGA